The Clarias gariepinus isolate MV-2021 ecotype Netherlands chromosome 26, CGAR_prim_01v2, whole genome shotgun sequence sequence gagaaggcctggctcgcagtcttGTTCTCTTATTCATCCCatagggttaaggtcaggactaaagataaaacacctttgggatgaattcgagccttctcgtccaacagcagtgtctgacctcacaaatgcgcttctggaagaatggtcaagaattcccataaacacactcctaaaccttgtggaaagccttcccaaaaGAGCTGAAGCCGTTATAGCCGCAAAGAGTGggccaacattatattaaagcCAATGGAtgaagaattggatgttactcaagacGATTACAAACCATACCTTACCTTGGGGAAcgtactatttatttttttttgtttattaacacaTTTCCCCAATAACGTAATATCTTCGCAGGGATCGTTCGTGAGGGAGAAGATCGTTACGAACTCAAGAGTCCGACTCTCTTTATCTTTGCTGAAAAAGACGCAGTGATACCACTCGACCAGGTAGGACATACCACTTCAGCGGGAAATAAtactatatttattaattatatgtactgtaattaatattatatttaaataatagttaaacatattttcctttttttttttttttttttaaaccaaggtGACAACACTTGAGGCAAAACTGAAGGAAAAGTGCACCGCTGATTTCAAAGTGAAGGTTTTCCCTGATCAAACTCACGGATTCGTGCATCGTAAACGAGAAGACATCAATCCGTCTGACAGACCGTATATTCAGGAGGCCAGGGAGGACATGataaactggttaaataaatacatgtaaaacAAAACGAGAGCAGGTTATCAGGTTTAAAGTAAACGTTTCCCAAATGTTGATGACCCAAGACGTGTTCAGTGTTGTGTGATACATAACTAAGTTCTAATCAGCTTTcctaaaatacattatttaagtcagtaataataagaagaataagaatCCCCCCCTTAGAATTAAGCGGACCtgcatttgcatttgtttaCTTTCAAAATGAAGTCCAAAGAGTTGTCGCTGCCAGTGAAGCAATCCATCATTAAGCTGAAAAACGAAAACAAATCGATCAGAGAGATAGCAAAAACATTAGGCCTGGCCAAATCAACTATTTGGTCCATTCTTAAAAAGGTAGAAAACACAGGTGACCTTATGAACAACCACAGGTCTGGAAGACCGCGGAAAACAACTGAGGGGGAAGACAGAAGAATTCTTTCCCTAGTGAAGAAAAACCCCTTCACAACAGTTGGCCAGATCAAGAGCACCCTCCAGGAGGCAGGCTTATCCGTGTCCGAGTCAACCATCAAGACAAGACTTCACCAAAGTAAATACAGTTGGTCTACCGTGAACGCCAATGAAAGGAAGACTAAAGGAAGATGTAAAAACGGTAAAAGACGTCTAAGAAACCCTGCAAGTTCTGAGACGACCTCTCACGAAGAGGGAAAACAAGAATCCAATCTACCAGAATCCGCGAAAGAGACGAGTTCAAAGACGGAATCAAACTGCTCGTGATCCAAATCGTACCGTCTTGTATATCCGTAAAGTGAAGCCCGGTGGAGCTGGCGTTATGGTGTGGGCATGTATGACTGCCGATCGAACTGGTTCCCTCCTATTCATTGCCGTGACTGCTGGCCGTAGAAGGAGGATGAGGTCTAACGTATATAATCAGATTCAACCAATGCTTCTAAACTCATTGGATGATGCTTCACAGTGCAGACGAACAAATGAACAATTACTCAAAAGCAGCCCATGacgacatttttattttttaaggcagCAAAATTAAATtcctttattaaaattaatgacCATACTGTTCTCCAAGCTTATTCTCCAAGGGAGTTTGTATATTCAGTTATATTATACGACAACGGTTTGCCAAAGATGACGACATAAGATTACAGAACAAAACATTGCGCTGTTTAATCGTTTGTAGTTGCGTGTAGTGCTGGGGAATGTCGGTGAGGTAGTTTGCTGTTATCACATCTGTTATAACAGCTGTAAACAGTCTTCCCTTTCCAgcctatttttttcttattgcagAAGAAGTTAGAAGAAACCAGTTTCAAAATAAAGGCGTTTAATTGGCGGACAATCCCTGTTAAAAACTGTCACAAATAAATTCTtgaatttaatgttaaataaatatcctCATTACAGGAAGCTTCAGCATGTAAATTTtagattattataaaatctctgatttttttatttttatttacaacagcATGAAtctaaagaaacaaaataaatgccttATATACTTTTGGTAGTTTTTGACTGAAGCTAAACAGACATGCAAGTTGCTTTGCTCGCAGCTGTCAGCACACCAACATGTAAGAATGAAAATGGCGCTGGTTCGTTCCGTTATCATGAAACAACATTGATCATTCATAAGCTTTACCCCGATAAGAGCGAAAGCTAGTTTACAATATAGGAAGGTCGGAGATCACCTAATTCCATGAAAATGTACAAACTCACTTTAAATATGGCCAAGAGAGAAGTAAAAGTAATGGAAATAATGAAGCGGTTTAGGGTTTTCACTGAGGGGTTGGGGTTGGGGGTGGGCGGGTGGGGGTTTACTTGACATTTTTGTAAGATTTAGGGTGACATCTGCAATTGTATGTTGTTATCCAGATGTTGcattaatcatattttattttatattgtattgaaTTAACTTTGAGCGAGAATCCTTTATACTATGCATTCTACCCAAACATAGATACACACTATGTGGCCAAAAGTACAGTAGCGTTCAACATCAGTAAacagatcaataattgttttggggagaaattatatttcttaatggaaaatattttacttgtaggtgtagtggagtaatagaaaacaacagacccaacagttatgattggatgcacctgattctgtgtaattaaatcatttattgcAAAGGGGTGTGTTCAAAATattagcagtgtggagttcaattagagaggtaaattattctgtgaaaaacaggtgtcaaacaaggaaacaaaaatttaaggataaatgcagaaaaggttgtcctgtgcatttctctctgaaaataaTGGGTtgtccagacattgttcagaaaagttgatttgagatgggaaaacatacaaagaagtgaagtgcagaaaataaaaggctgctctgctaaaatgatatcaaaCGCTGTGAAGACAGTGAGACACGGAGGCACaggcatcatgatatggggaagcttctcgtactatggtgttgggcctatttattacatttcagggatcatggatcaatttgggTACatccatcagaatacttaaagaggtcatgttgccttatgccgaagaggaaatgcccttgaaatgggtgtttcaacaagacaacggccccagacacaccagtaagcaagcagcatcttggttccagaccaacaagattgacgttatggagtggccagcccaatccccagaccctaatccaatagaaaacttgtgggctgacataaaaaaatgctgtttcttggGCTGTAATACCTGTTCAAAGGTGCCAGAAGTTGGTTGACTCCATGCaacacagatgtgaagcagttctcaaaGAATGGTTATACACCTAAATATTAAttcagagatgcacaaaaaaagatgaaacttcaagcatttttgtttagaaagtcatgaatttacagtttaaagatgaatgatgacactgttttttttttaacagactaatatttgtttttcttcacttcctgtaaactaataatacatttagcacattttttttcatgttgtgattgaggatagaatgtgcagggtgtccaatgcatttgtgtgatttaaatgaaaagttattatatggacaatgagctttactcactttttccaacacactgctattattttgaacacaactgtatgtGGACAATTGAATGCTATCTTGCCTTCCCCAATCAGTTGCCACCAAGTAAGGCCGGTCATTGTAAGCTGTTGTATTACAAATTCCCTCTATTGTAACATGCATGTGGTTTATGAAAGGAAGGCTTTGAAAAGTGCAGGTTGTTGCATAAGCAATTTGGTAACATgtgaaaacaatttttttttaattatacggGGGTTTGATAATCAAGTGTCAACACTTTTGGCCATACAGTGTATTATGCTAAATTAGATTTATTAATGCTTCATAGGTAGGTTAGATGTACTATAATGCCGacagtattcgctcgcctgccttcacatgcataagAAGTTGAGTAACATTCAATTCCTAATCCAGTGGGTTTAATATGACATTGGCCCACCCTTAGCAGCTATAAAGTTTATAATAAGCTTTAACTGTTCtcggaaggctttccacaaggtgtAGGAGTGTGTTTGACCATTTGTCCAGACCCGCATTTGTGAGGTCCAACAATGGTGTTAGACAAGTAGGACTGGCTTTCAGTCTCTGCTATAATTCatcttaaatttgttttattgggttgagatcagcACCCTGTGCTGATTGAGTTTGGTGTGGACGATCTTGACTGGCCtacacagagtcctgacctcaacctgatagaacatGTTTGGGATGAATTAGGGCACACTTTGAGCCAGGCTTTCTCGCCAACATCGCTGTCTGATCttacaaatgcgcttctgggtGAGTGgccaaaaattcccataaacacactcctaaatctTGTGGAAAGCCCTTCCAGAAGGATTGAAACAGTTATAGCAGCAAAGGGTGGGCTAACATCTTATTAAACCCTGtagattaagaattggatgttactcaagttcgtATTCTTGTGAAGGCAGGGGAGCGAATACATTTGACAGTATAGTGTATGTACTGATGATCCACTGTATGATTGTATTAAGCAACCTAGTTAGTAAACAGACTGAAATTATTTTCTTAGAGAATGTGGCTATCCTGATACTTAATTGCATCTTGTTCTTTGTGGACTTTCTGTTGTAAAGTTAACAGAAATAGTTAAGTTAGTGCTACGAGTGCTTTGTATGgtatcctaatttttttttactctataaTACTAATACTGGGGGCAGAAATGTAATAAAGGGGGAATTGTTGATCAGAAACTCAAATGCTAATGagaattctgtttaaaaaaaaataatgcttttgTTGACTGAACTATTCCTTGGATGATTTGGTACTTGattattccttattttttacataaatcatATAATGGTTTTATTACCATGATATCTGGTTTACTGTGCATACTGTAAGTACATGTAATCATGACAATGGCATTAAATATTACTGTAACCCTTAGGATTTCTGAGCCTATAGCCTTTGTGCATGTACTGTGATGATCAGATATTgtttgtaataaaacaaaattaagccTTAACAGAACTATGCATTAAGTCAACTGGATTCTGATTTCACAGTGGTTAAAATGGAGTATGATGTGTAAAGGTTGTGTTAAGACTTAGACCTTTCCTTTATTAATTCAGTAAAATACCTTTctacatatacatttttattttattttttccctagcAAAGTTTCATAATCAGCAAATCTACAATCAGTTTTTGAGgtctggaaaataaataaaaaatttcataaATTGCTTAAGAGCTTCTATTACTAATTACAAACCTTAAGTATGATGTGAAAAGAGTTAACTAAGCAACGGAAATGTCATATTATGTCttcttttctcctctctctttaTCAACAAATAAATTTGGAAAAACTATCAATGGGATAGTTCTATCAAAAAGTATTGtcctttttatttctaattccAGAATGctagaaatacatttaatatatactTTAGAAAGAATGCTGATTCAATCACATGACAATCAGTAACGTTGAgatttttgttcttaaattcATAAATCAAGATTCAGGATTCTTCCCCCTCCCCCATTCAACAGTGAACTTAACATTTacttatataaaaacaaatgcacacaaaatcctttggtttatattaatgacCTCAACGTATCTGTGTTCTTGTATCTAGATTTATTTACCTCCATTTTCCTTCCCTCCTCTATTACTTTTccttattgtttgttttaatcatttattttcttcattgaATCCTCAACAGTGATTCGCAGATTTTACAAATTCTGTTTAAATATCCTGAATAGTGGCTTGTGTTCATGTTCgtgtttataattttaaaaagggaaagaaagaaaaggaccTCGCCATTTGTTCTTAATGTTACGATCTAGTTGCTACACAAaatttgtccactagatggcagtacaaCGAGCGCTTGAATAAAGCttcattaaattaaactttgggtaaaaaaaaaatattggcacctAAATAAGCCTTCACCTTACCATTACTAGGTTCACCTTAGTAGCATATAAATCCTAAAACATTTAGCCACTAGAGATATTACCATTAATGAGGATCCTGGATTGATGGATAGAAGAACCCATTGTCTGGACTactgtttaaatttatatagtctgaaatccaaaatgatgtgcatttttaatgtttacttGCACGTCTAGATGCTGCTTATGTCTTTCACAAATTGAGGTACCCATTGTGTTAGAAAGAGGAACAAATGACAAGGTAAATTCAGTATGTATCGTTAATTTCCCAATAAACCTCTAAACTGACCACAAAGAAACAGtcaatttttaacattttattgtttgtcGATGGCCTACACAGTAAATGAGTGCTGTATGTAATGATAAATAACACTAAACAATGACTTTGTTGTCAGTGCGCAAGACGTGCTTAGTCTTCAGATTCGCCAGGGTTTCTGATGTCATCGATCTTCAGGATCATCTTGACCACTTGGGTTGCCAGAGAAATCTGCTGTTTCTTTCCAATCAGGGTCTCGATCACATGTTGCTGCTTCATGTCTGTAAAGAATAAAAGCTGGTTGAAATATTGAGTAGTGGGCAGCAGTGATTCATTGTTCATATTAGATCAATCACAAGACTGATGTAGGCTGATTGTGCTAACGGGAAATATACATGGTATATGTAGTCCAAGAACCCCCAACAGCTGGATCTTTGAGGATTTTATGCAAGATCAAAGATATTAAACATTTCACATCACTTGTACATTATTTATCAGGCATTGTTAATCTCCTACTGGTTTGGACATAATAGTTCACAAAATAGCAAATTTTAATTTCCCACAAGCATAATTAGGACCAAGTTTAAAAAGCCACAAAGCCTATAAACAACTGTCATTTTGATCAATGTACACTGCTTAAAAAGTCGCTctttgaatttatttaattacaattaacACAACTAGAAGTGCAcatcatgtaaataaaatattgggaTTCACAATTAATGAAACCAAAATTAAGTGAACAATGTTTTTAACAGAGTCTCCCAAGTAACTGATTTCTTTATATTGCTGGAAATCAGCCCACTAGACTAGTTAGGTCATTCTTTCACACAGTAATCTGGCAGCATTAtgtaaactaaatataaatcatCGTTATTCAAATCAGATAACAGATCCTGTGTGCGAGCATATCTACGTACCATTAGTGGACAGACGCAGACAGTCGATTCCGAGTGCGGAGTTGTTTTCCTTTACTTGCCGAGCTCTGACCTCAGTCATTGTCTGGATGGGGTTCAAGCCGCTGTTCTCTGCCAATGCCATAGGAATGACTTCTAGAGCATCTGCAAATGCCCGCATGGCATACTGCTCCAGAGAGGGGCACtatttgaaaaatatttcaaataatttcaattaaaaaatacttCAATTTTAGATATAGTGCTATTACAATTTAAGGAATGGTGTTGGGCGGGGAAATGTCTGTAATAACACAATTTAGATAATATGATTGGACTGTACCTTATCAGCGGCTTCATTAACAGCAAGAGCGCAGGAAATCTCAGATGCACCGCCGCCATAAACAATGCGGTTATCTTTTACCAGGTTACGGATGACACACAGGGCATCGTGGAGTGCTCTCTTAGCCTCCTCAATAATCTGAGGAAATTAATCACAAACACTTGTGCgagttaaaaaatgtgtttcattCATTAGACAATTAATTGTGGGAGGTGTCAAACAACTTCATTACCAAACTTGTAATGCATACCATTTTGTTTCCTCCGCGGATGAAGATGGTAACAGCTCTGGAGTTCTTGCATTCTTCAATGACGAGCATGTGGTCTTTAGTTGTCCCGAAGCAGATTTCCCGCACCAAGCCAGCGCTGCCCAATTTCTCTGCAGTCAGTTCGCAGAATCTGGGCACGATGCGGCCGCCGGTGGCGATGGCAATCAGCTGGATCAGAGAAATTAGTTCTTATGAGCACAAGATCAAGAAGGACTTTctctaataattataaaataacacaacttGTAAACATAATCTGTAACATTGCATTTTATATCCCTGCTGTATATGATTGAAACGCCATTAAAGCCACTTATAGTATATCCACCATTAGAATCTGACTTACCTCAATCTCGGGGCCTCCAACCCATCGCACAGCAGGCAGCTCGTTCTGCAGGAGGAGGTGGTTTGCCTCATCATCAAAGCCCCACTGGCAAATGGCAAGATTAGCACCGTTCTCCTTCACCTGAAGGCAGCGACAGTAAAATATCATTACATATATTTGTTAGTTAACTTTCCTTTAAGTATATCATAATCtctcattctttttatttagacAAGAAGCCTGTGTGTTGCAAGTTAAATCAGTAAGCTATTTTGGCGTCCTTAAGAATGCTGTAACACGGTTGGGCCAAAATTTTTTACACATGTAAGATGCAGTAGCTGTATTGTTGCAGGAACAAATTCAGTATTGCACCACATTATACCAGGCAATAGAGGTCTATGTGattgtgctttaaaaaacacatgTAAACAATGCAACCGAGTATTAAAATTCACCAGAATCAAGTTACTCAAGTTAATCGATTGATTATTGagggaaaaaattaatataGCAAAATCAGCAATACAATTCTTcacctaggtattgtgataacATTGTATTggctggtccctggtgattcccatccctaaaaTATACGATAAAGATTTTTCATTGTAGTTTAGTATACTTGATTAGGGCAAATTATCACTGCAGCGGTATATAAGGTTTTGATTTGTTACCTCCTTTTTACCgtcacatatttttatatttatgttttttttttaaacaactataAAGCGATGTGATGCACtattaacttttctttttttttacactaattaaaaacattttttctgaTCCGACCTTAAAACTTTGCCATACAGGAACTCCACAACTTGcattcaaaaatatttattattacacacattacttaatatatctatttattgatgaaataataaatattttccaaGCTTTTTCACAAGAGATCACACACTGACCTGCTGAATCATTTCCTGGAATTTCTCCTTCTCATATTTCTGCAGAGCTTTATAGTCTTCCACGGAGGTCACATCCAGCTTGTGCTTGGTTTTAGGCTTGGGTGGCTCGAACGGGCATGTCAGGATGGCGATTTTTGTGTCCTTTAAGACCTGCGAATTAATTAAAAGACTCAGTTAAAGATTGGGTGGAATCGAGGCCTGGAGCTGTGTGAGGAATGATTGGGAGGAGAAAGAGGCTGCAAGACACAGTCGTTTGCGCATGAGAAAGTCTATTAGCATAAGGTCAgcaatactgtacattgtgtcTAAATCTCCCCAATCCAGTCATCAGATTATTCAAGTAGTTCTGTAAACTACACCAAATATCTGATATCGCTAAAGGTTTGTTAAAACTTGACCATCAAAGTCACATGTGCTTAATTAAAATTCCAAGTCAAAtgaatgcattattttttatttcagatttcctaaaaataaataaataatttgtgacTGTATACCATCACAAGGCACAATATAAAATCAAAATTAAAGAAGCTtcttaaaatatgaattaaaatgtagAAATATGGATTTGCCTAAtttaaacaacttaaaaaaaaaaattgtatcgctttgatttacacacacaccttaggCATTTGAGGATGGCTGAACTCCTTGTCCACGACAACACCTTTGATAAGCTGAGTGTCCTCCAGTTTACCTCCAACCTTCCCTTCCATTTTGATAAGCTCAAAGTCCACGTCCTTCCTCTCCATGTCTGCCACGGTGAGAATGGCATTGACGGCGATCTCGGCCATCTGTTTGTGGCATCGGTTAATCCTGAGAAACACCATAAAACAAATGATTAACACAAATGAAATGATTTGACCTTTCCATTAAACTTACAGTTTGCCTAAAAGAACTCAAATAAGCACCCTCTACAACTGTGATGAGCAGAAAGTCATCTCAGAACATACAACACATCAAACCTTAAAATGGCTGGGCTattaccccccctccccccaaaaaaaccctTAAAGTTTCCACTTTGGGCACGTCCGGGTCCACGCCTCAGATTCCTGCTCTAGGCTGATACAAAAGTGAAACCTGATGCCAACTACCATGCTACGGTTTAAGTCACAGAGATCACTACATTTAGAGGTTTGACGTGAACCCCAACTGAACCTCTTAACTCATCTGTAGGTGTAAAAGCTTTTACTGTGATGCTGACACATGACTGGCTGATAATGCATGCTTACACTTTGGACCCGAGTGTCGTCATGGCTGTCTGGATGAGCGGCTCGGTGTTGCTGGTGTCTACAGGGAAGCTGTCACTGATCTTATCCAGGTGTTCGATGGCGATGCGTGCGGCTTGGTCGTAGCCGTCAGAGATGCGGATGGGGTGGATCCCTCTGTCCAAGAGCTGCTCAGCCTCCTCGAGAAGAGCTCCAGCAAGGACTGAAGGAAacagagtttttaaaaatttaattaaggaGAAAACACTtctattttgttattgaaagGCAGACTAAACTGAACAGActaattttaaaatgacaaaatatttaCTATTAACTATTATTTAATATCGTACGCAATGGCTACTCAGACAACTATGTTTTTGCATGTATCCAAAATATTTATGTAAGAAATTATGCTTAAAGCAGTACACTGATTAGCCACTCCCTTAAGCAAATAAAAGTGCCGATGTTCTCATATTTTGTCCCCCTAGAAAATGGCtgtgttcataaaaaaacatgaacaaaaaaactaactagaGTTATTATGTGATAGGATAATTAGCTACGTAGCAGTTATAaggcacaaaataaataaatgaatggcgTTTCCTGTTCCTGTATCACACAAGAGTACGACCAGCATTTTCACTTTTTacggtttttttttaaaggttttttttccgcTCTGCTTCAAGTGTTCTTGGTTCGGTCAATTATCTGTGCAATCTAAATAACCTACCTAGTAAGAACTTTTACTATTGATTGGATTATAAAACACGCAGCTTGTGCTGAAGTTATATCGAGATGAGCATTAAGGTGAAATATAACTACAGACAAAAAGCAGtccttctttccttttattGTTGTGCATGTCTGCCAGGAAACTAATCATAAATTATACGAATACGAACATTCAAGACACAACTTGTTCTGGTGACCAATTCTTCCACTTCtgatattttgtgaaaaaacaaTGGCACACACCAAAACACAGGAACCTCTTGACACATATGTTCTTTTTACAGCTGTATTGAACAACCACAAAATATCCTAACAATTGACTATTTCAGGAATTTAACTCTGAAGGAGGGTCATTTTTACACTTCCATTTCTCCTTTAAGGGGTATTATGGgggataaaaatttttttttaaaaaacagaccACATGGAACACATTTTGAAAGTTGTCACATGGCATTTTCCTGACAATGTTAAGGTTAAAAGCCCTACATGACATGTGTCACAGTGATTGcttcttaatttgtttttataatcaATTTGCAAGAAATGCAGtaagaacattttaaatatatgagaTGAAAGCATTTGTTAAATAGGATAAAACTTTCTTTCAGTAACAACACAAAATTAGCTAGTTGTGTCACATGTGCGAACCAGGCATACCACCATTTTGGAAATGATGTCATTCACAGCCTGTCACATGACTACACTAGAATGTTTATCAGATGTCACTTAATGAGTTAAAGTCACGAATAAAGTTGAATAAGGGTTAGCCCAGTTAAACACCACtgaatacattttacatttaatagtttCATGTGAGAGTTTAAAATCAGTCCCATGGTGcgcaatatgttttttttttttttttatcaaatcgtTCAGCTCTATGCTAATCACAGTATCTATGTATTTACACACTGCCATTTACAATCTCAGTCAACATGAATAGTTATGAATTTGGGATAAATTGTTAGTGAGTGTTCTGTCAAGGGGTGCCTGAATAAGTGGCACAAACAAATGTTTGCTTcgagtgtttgtgttttgacCATAGACAGTTATCTTTAttaagagcataaacagaaatcTTGTGTCTAAATGAAAAGTAAAGGTTTTCTGTTCACATTAACCTACATGCAAAtatattaaacttaaaaaaatacatacgcattaccagtcaaaagttagGACACGCCTTCTGATTCAATGTTCTTTCcaaatttctatttctttctacactgtaaaagaaTGCTTAAGGCAtctataatatactataatatcCTTTAAAAAGTGGATATTGTCTTTAAAAACCTTACTTTGGTTGTTGTTACtttattacctaatgccatatatgctatttcatagtttagaaaaaaatccagtatcgttctagaatgtataaaaaaatcatgcaaaattgcatccaaacttttgacaggtACTGTATACATCTTTAAACCGAACCACCCTTAATGTTTTATGAGCTTGTGATAGTCCTTACCTACGACCCCAGTGGTGCCATCTCCGATCTCATCATCCTGAGACTTTGAGAGCTCAACCATGAGTTTGGCGATCTGGTGATCAACATCCATCATGCTGAGAATGGTAGCGCCGTCGTTGGTTACTGTCACCTCGCCGTCCTTATCCACCATCATCTTATCAAGCCCTGCAAAAATGTGAGTGTTAATCAAAGGGTTTCTAGGTGTCCGCTTGTACActgttaaataattttcattaatAGATTCTTCCAAATCTTTCTGTCTGAgtgtttgtaattaaaatatcacaccactttgtgtgtgtgtgtgtgtgtgtgtatcaaaaAGTCTAGTTTTGTAAAACGCCAACAGATtgtgtgcagccttgtgctACTGTCACAGATAGCAccaaccttcataagtcagtgtgccaaaagacatcgtcctgggtacatcaggagctgtgtaaccggtgctattctgaccacatGCGCGACCacgtctgctatttcatcatggacagaaCGTTATAAATAGCGAACATGAAATTCTGTGCGAAACTTgccaaatctgccacagagacgttTGACATGATTCAGCAGTTTACAAGGATGCTGCAATGAGTAGTTTGATGTGTTTAGGGTGGCATGCGCAGTTCGAGTGGAAAGACATCACTGAAAGATgacgagagatcaggaagaccttcgaGGAGCTCAACCCCCGAAAATGTCGAACCCATCCGGCAACTTGTGCAGGAGGATTGTTGGACAACAATTCACAATGTTGCTGCTATCGTCAGTGTGTCACACAGAGTAGTCCAGACAATCCTcatgtgtgatttgaacatgtgGTATGTGGCTGTCAAGTTCTTCCCCAGGCTGCTAACCCAGGAGCATAAGGAATATCATGCGACCATCAATAGCAAATTCTAATGCTGAGTTTTAAGTCGCCTGAGGAAGGAAAT is a genomic window containing:
- the cct5 gene encoding T-complex protein 1 subunit epsilon, which translates into the protein MSTLGTLAFDEYGRPFIIIKDQDKKSRLSGLDALKSHIMAAKAVANTLKTSLGPNGLDKMMVDKDGEVTVTNDGATILSMMDVDHQIAKLMVELSKSQDDEIGDGTTGVVVLAGALLEEAEQLLDRGIHPIRISDGYDQAARIAIEHLDKISDSFPVDTSNTEPLIQTAMTTLGSKVINRCHKQMAEIAVNAILTVADMERKDVDFELIKMEGKVGGKLEDTQLIKGVVVDKEFSHPQMPKVLKDTKIAILTCPFEPPKPKTKHKLDVTSVEDYKALQKYEKEKFQEMIQQVKENGANLAICQWGFDDEANHLLLQNELPAVRWVGGPEIELIAIATGGRIVPRFCELTAEKLGSAGLVREICFGTTKDHMLVIEECKNSRAVTIFIRGGNKMIIEEAKRALHDALCVIRNLVKDNRIVYGGGASEISCALAVNEAADKCPSLEQYAMRAFADALEVIPMALAENSGLNPIQTMTEVRARQVKENNSALGIDCLRLSTNDMKQQHVIETLIGKKQQISLATQVVKMILKIDDIRNPGESED